From a single Triplophysa rosa linkage group LG17, Trosa_1v2, whole genome shotgun sequence genomic region:
- the dab2ipa gene encoding disabled homolog 2-interacting protein isoform X1 produces MSGAVKRVLGRRWYYYRLLGPARHRQWSRSRFRITNKESHTDRVGRRRSMPGGTMDKTVGAMDADSSTPFKVTGFLSRKLKGSIKRTKSQPKLDRHSSFRNILPGFKSAENDSRSHLMPRLKESRSHESLLSPSSAVEALDLSMEEEVLIKPVHSSILGQDFCFEVTTSTGSKCFSCRSAAERDKWMENLRRAVHPNKDNTRRVENMLKCWIIEAKDLPAKKKYFCELCLDDTLYARTTCKLKTDNVFWGEHFEFNNLPSVKSITVHVYKETDKKKKKDKNNYVGLVNIPIAAVKGRQFVEKWYSVSTPNPNKGKSPGPMLRMKSRYQSMSILPMELYKEFAEYITNNYMLMCSLLEPALSVKNKEEMACALVHILQSTGKAKDFLTDLMMSEVDRCGDNEHLIFRENTLATKAIEEYLKLVGQKYLQDALGEFIKALYESDENCEVDPSKCSSSDLHEHQSNLKMCCELAFCKIINSYCVFPRELKEVFASWRLECSNRGRPDISERLISASLFLRFLCPAIMSPSLFSLMQEYPDDRTARTLTLIAKVTQNLANFTKFGSKEEYMSFMNLFLEHEWTNMQRFLLEISNPETISNTAGFEGYVDLGRELSSLQSLLSEAVSQLDQSTVTKLGPLARILRDVNAALSNPTGAPVASPTERVGSPGLPSGSLSTGLQKMVMDSEITGSVDFTRLPSPTPENKDLFFVTRNSVIQPSPARSSSYSEANEPDVQIPNGSKSLSMVDLQDSRSLESAPNTSFSDPINDSQTSVGQGTGVWTTRTIKVNTPAGPTLRRPAQTPTTPSADSVPGRSQLLAPLSFQNPVYHMAAGLAVSPRVVADSGSECQSSISSQSNAEDAGPKHAFMSQSSAGASGGGGSSGDEFARRSGEFTRRQLSLTETQQQTNVPRQNSAGPQRRIDQPPPGVTRGRTPPSMLNTAPYPRPSSGSMMSSSPDWPSSGTRLRQQSSSSKGDSPESKQRTLHKQAPSPVNPNALDRTAAWLLNMNVQYLDQEGMDPDTKHREDFTNKEDLTQTEKYQQEIAVLQEKLRISAKKLEEYECRMKSQDEQTQKMLLEYQARLEDTEERLRKQQDDKELQMKSIITRLMSVEEELKKDHADMQAIVDSKQKIIDAQEKRIGSLDAANARLMSALSQLKDRYSMQTRNGISPTNPTKLQITENGEFRNSSNC; encoded by the exons CAGATCCCATCTGATGCCGAGGCTGAAGGAATCACGGTCTCACGAGTCTTTGCTCAGTCCCAGCAGCGCGGTAGAAGCTCTAGATCTCAGTATGGAGGAGGAGGTGCTCATCAAACCCGTGCACAGCAGCATCCTGGGACAGGATTTCTGCTTCGAG GTAACTACTTCAACAGGAAGCAAATGCTTTTCCTGTCGGTCAGCTGCAGAGAGAGACAAATGGATGGAGAATTTGAGACGCGCTGTGCATCCCAACAAG GATAATACCCGTCGAGTGGAAAACATGCTGAAATGTTGGATTATCGAGGCCAAGGACTTGCCAGCCAAGAAAAAGTATTTCTGCGAACTGTGTCTGGATGACACGTTATACGCACGGACTACCTGCAAACTCAAAACGGACAACGTTTTCTGGGGCGAACACTTTGAGTTCAACAACCTGCCCTCCGTCAAGAGCATCACTGTGCACGTTTATAAAGAAAcggacaaaaagaaaaagaaggacAAAAACAATTACGTGGGCCTGGTCAATATCCCCATAGCGGCGGTCAAGGGGCGGCAGTTTGTGGAAAAATGGTATTCCGTGAGCACGCCGAATCCCAATAAAGGCAAGAGTCCGGGACCCATGCTCCGAATGAAGTCACGATATCAGAGCATGAGCATCCTCCCCATGGAGCTGTACAAGGAGTTTGCAGAGTATATTACCAATAATTATATGTTAATGTGTTCGTTGCTGGAGCCGGCTCTGAGTGTGAAGAACAAGGAAGAGATGGCGTGTGCGCTTGTTCATATCCTGCAAAGCACAGGCAAAGCCAAG GACTTTCTGACAGATCTGATGATGTCCGAGGTGGATAGATGCGGAGACAACGAGCATCTTATATTCCGTGAAAACACACTGGCTACGAAAGCGATCGAGGAATACCTGAAACTAGTCGGACAGAAATACCTGCAGGACGCTTTAG GCGAGTTTATCAAAGCCCTGTACGAGTCAGACGAGAACTGCGAGGTGGATCCATCGAAGTGCTCCTCCAGTGACCTGCATGAGCACCAGAGCAACTTGAAAATGTGCTGTGAACTTGCTTTCTGCAAGATCATCAACTCCTACTG CGTGTTTCCTCGGGAGCTCAAGGAAGTGTTTGCGTCATGGAGGCTGGAGTGCAGTAACCGAGGCCGGCCGGACATCAGCGAGCGTCTGATCAGTGCGTCTCTGTTCCTGCGCTTCCTGTGTCCTGCCATCATGTCGCCCTCTCTCTTCAGTCTCATGCAGGAGTATCCCGACGATCGCACCGCCCGCACGCTCACTCTCATCGCCAAAGTCACGCAAAACCTCGCCAACTTTACCAA ATTTGGCAGTAAGGAGGAGTACATGTCCTTCATGAATCTGTTCCTGGAACACGAATGGACCAACATGCAGCGTTTCTTACTGGAGATCTCCAACCCAGAGACTATCTCAAATACAGCGGGGTTCGAGGGTTACGTTGATCTTGGCCGTGAACTGTCTTCTCTTCAGTCTTTATTGTCAGAAGCTGTCTCACAGCTCGACCAG AGTACAGTCACTAAACTGGGTCCTTTAGCACGGATCCTGCGGGATGTGAACGCAGCCCTGTCGAATCCCACCGGAGCTCCTGTGGCATCTCCCACCGAGCGTGTGGGGTCCCCCGGCCTGCCCAGCGGCAGCCTGTCCACCGGCCTACAGAAGATGGTCATGGACAGTGAGATTACAGG GTCGGTGGATTTCACTCGCCTGCCCTCGCCGACCCCTGAAAACAAAGATTTGTTTTTCGTAACGAGGAACTCCGTGATTCAGCCATCGCCTGCCCGCAGTTCGAGTTACTCCGAGGCCAACGAACCAGACGTTCAGATCCCCAACGGCAGCAAGAGCCTGTCGATGGTGGACCTTCAGGACAGTCGTTCTTTGGAGAGCGCTCCCAATACCTCCTTCAGCGATCCCATCAATGACAGCCAGACGTCTGTGGGTCAGGGAACAGGAGTGTGGACCACCCGCACGATCAAAGTCAACACGCCTGCCGGCCCGACCCTGAGAAGACCAGCCCAAACTCCAACCACACCTAGCGCGGACAGCGTCCCGGGGAGGTCCCAGTTGCTCGCCCCACTGTCTTTCCAGAACCCGGTGTACCATATGGCTGCAGGATTGGCCGTGTCACCCCGCGTGGTGGCCGATTCGGGATCCGAGTGCCAGAGTTCCATCAGCTCCCAGAGTAACGCAGAGGATGCAGGGCCGAAGCATGCGTTTATGAGCCAGTCCAGCGCGGGTGCCAGCGGTGGAGGGGGAAGCAGCGGGGACGAGTTCGCTCGCCGTTCAGGAGAGTTCACCCGTAGACAGCTCTCGCTTACGGAGACGCAACAACAAACCAACGTGCCGCGGCAGAACAGCGCCGGGCCACAGCGCCGGATAGACCAGCCGCCTCCAGGCGTCACGAGGGGCCGCACCCCACCCAGCATGCTTAACACCGCCCCCTATCCCCGCCCGTCCAGTGGCAGTATGATGTCATCATCTCCTGATTGGCCAAGCAGTGGCACCAGACTAAGGCAGCAGTCGTCATCTTCGAAAGGGGACAGTCCGGAATCCAAACAACGTACCCTGCACAAACAG GCTCCATCACCTGTGAACCCAAATGCGCTGGACCGCACTGCTGCGTGGCTGCTGAATATGAACGTTCAGTATTTGGATCAGGAGGGCATGGACCCGGATACAAAACACCGAGAGGATTTTACAAACAAGGAAGATCTTACACAAACTGAAAAG TATCAGCAGGAGATCGCCGTCCTGCAGGAGAAGCTGCGCATTTCTGCTAAGAAGTTGGAGGAGTATGAATGTCGCATGAAGAGCCAGGATGAGCAGACACAGAAGATGCTCTTGGAGTACCAGGCTCGACTGGAGGACACGGAGGAACGGTTACGCAAACAGCAGGACGACAAGGAGCTTCAGATGAAGAGCATCATCACCAG GTTAATGTCAGTGGAAGAGGAGCTGAAGAAAGATCATGCAGACATGCAGGCCATCGTGGACTCAAAGCAGAAGATCATTGACGCCCAG GAAAAGAGAATCGGGTCTCTGGACGCGGCTAACGCTCGGCTAATGAGCGCTCTGTCTCAGCTGAAGGATCGGTACAGCATGCAGACGAGGAACGGCATCTCTCCCACCAACCCCACCAAGTTGCAAATCACGGAAAACGGAGAATTCCGGAACAGCAGCAACTGCTAG
- the dab2ipa gene encoding disabled homolog 2-interacting protein isoform X3, with translation MDLDNKLVLDGHHESHTDRVGRRRSMPGGTMDKTVGAMDADSSTPFKVTGFLSRKLKGSIKRTKSQPKLDRHSSFRNILPGFKSAENDSRSHLMPRLKESRSHESLLSPSSAVEALDLSMEEEVLIKPVHSSILGQDFCFEVTTSTGSKCFSCRSAAERDKWMENLRRAVHPNKDNTRRVENMLKCWIIEAKDLPAKKKYFCELCLDDTLYARTTCKLKTDNVFWGEHFEFNNLPSVKSITVHVYKETDKKKKKDKNNYVGLVNIPIAAVKGRQFVEKWYSVSTPNPNKGKSPGPMLRMKSRYQSMSILPMELYKEFAEYITNNYMLMCSLLEPALSVKNKEEMACALVHILQSTGKAKDFLTDLMMSEVDRCGDNEHLIFRENTLATKAIEEYLKLVGQKYLQDALGEFIKALYESDENCEVDPSKCSSSDLHEHQSNLKMCCELAFCKIINSYCVFPRELKEVFASWRLECSNRGRPDISERLISASLFLRFLCPAIMSPSLFSLMQEYPDDRTARTLTLIAKVTQNLANFTKFGSKEEYMSFMNLFLEHEWTNMQRFLLEISNPETISNTAGFEGYVDLGRELSSLQSLLSEAVSQLDQSTVTKLGPLARILRDVNAALSNPTGAPVASPTERVGSPGLPSGSLSTGLQKMVMDSEITGSVDFTRLPSPTPENKDLFFVTRNSVIQPSPARSSSYSEANEPDVQIPNGSKSLSMVDLQDSRSLESAPNTSFSDPINDSQTSVGQGTGVWTTRTIKVNTPAGPTLRRPAQTPTTPSADSVPGRSQLLAPLSFQNPVYHMAAGLAVSPRVVADSGSECQSSISSQSNAEDAGPKHAFMSQSSAGASGGGGSSGDEFARRSGEFTRRQLSLTETQQQTNVPRQNSAGPQRRIDQPPPGVTRGRTPPSMLNTAPYPRPSSGSMMSSSPDWPSSGTRLRQQSSSSKGDSPESKQRTLHKQAPSPVNPNALDRTAAWLLNMNVQYLDQEGMDPDTKHREDFTNKEDLTQTEKYQQEIAVLQEKLRISAKKLEEYECRMKSQDEQTQKMLLEYQARLEDTEERLRKQQDDKELQMKSIITRLMSVEEELKKDHADMQAIVDSKQKIIDAQEKRIGSLDAANARLMSALSQLKDRYSMQTRNGISPTNPTKLQITENGEFRNSSNC, from the exons CAGATCCCATCTGATGCCGAGGCTGAAGGAATCACGGTCTCACGAGTCTTTGCTCAGTCCCAGCAGCGCGGTAGAAGCTCTAGATCTCAGTATGGAGGAGGAGGTGCTCATCAAACCCGTGCACAGCAGCATCCTGGGACAGGATTTCTGCTTCGAG GTAACTACTTCAACAGGAAGCAAATGCTTTTCCTGTCGGTCAGCTGCAGAGAGAGACAAATGGATGGAGAATTTGAGACGCGCTGTGCATCCCAACAAG GATAATACCCGTCGAGTGGAAAACATGCTGAAATGTTGGATTATCGAGGCCAAGGACTTGCCAGCCAAGAAAAAGTATTTCTGCGAACTGTGTCTGGATGACACGTTATACGCACGGACTACCTGCAAACTCAAAACGGACAACGTTTTCTGGGGCGAACACTTTGAGTTCAACAACCTGCCCTCCGTCAAGAGCATCACTGTGCACGTTTATAAAGAAAcggacaaaaagaaaaagaaggacAAAAACAATTACGTGGGCCTGGTCAATATCCCCATAGCGGCGGTCAAGGGGCGGCAGTTTGTGGAAAAATGGTATTCCGTGAGCACGCCGAATCCCAATAAAGGCAAGAGTCCGGGACCCATGCTCCGAATGAAGTCACGATATCAGAGCATGAGCATCCTCCCCATGGAGCTGTACAAGGAGTTTGCAGAGTATATTACCAATAATTATATGTTAATGTGTTCGTTGCTGGAGCCGGCTCTGAGTGTGAAGAACAAGGAAGAGATGGCGTGTGCGCTTGTTCATATCCTGCAAAGCACAGGCAAAGCCAAG GACTTTCTGACAGATCTGATGATGTCCGAGGTGGATAGATGCGGAGACAACGAGCATCTTATATTCCGTGAAAACACACTGGCTACGAAAGCGATCGAGGAATACCTGAAACTAGTCGGACAGAAATACCTGCAGGACGCTTTAG GCGAGTTTATCAAAGCCCTGTACGAGTCAGACGAGAACTGCGAGGTGGATCCATCGAAGTGCTCCTCCAGTGACCTGCATGAGCACCAGAGCAACTTGAAAATGTGCTGTGAACTTGCTTTCTGCAAGATCATCAACTCCTACTG CGTGTTTCCTCGGGAGCTCAAGGAAGTGTTTGCGTCATGGAGGCTGGAGTGCAGTAACCGAGGCCGGCCGGACATCAGCGAGCGTCTGATCAGTGCGTCTCTGTTCCTGCGCTTCCTGTGTCCTGCCATCATGTCGCCCTCTCTCTTCAGTCTCATGCAGGAGTATCCCGACGATCGCACCGCCCGCACGCTCACTCTCATCGCCAAAGTCACGCAAAACCTCGCCAACTTTACCAA ATTTGGCAGTAAGGAGGAGTACATGTCCTTCATGAATCTGTTCCTGGAACACGAATGGACCAACATGCAGCGTTTCTTACTGGAGATCTCCAACCCAGAGACTATCTCAAATACAGCGGGGTTCGAGGGTTACGTTGATCTTGGCCGTGAACTGTCTTCTCTTCAGTCTTTATTGTCAGAAGCTGTCTCACAGCTCGACCAG AGTACAGTCACTAAACTGGGTCCTTTAGCACGGATCCTGCGGGATGTGAACGCAGCCCTGTCGAATCCCACCGGAGCTCCTGTGGCATCTCCCACCGAGCGTGTGGGGTCCCCCGGCCTGCCCAGCGGCAGCCTGTCCACCGGCCTACAGAAGATGGTCATGGACAGTGAGATTACAGG GTCGGTGGATTTCACTCGCCTGCCCTCGCCGACCCCTGAAAACAAAGATTTGTTTTTCGTAACGAGGAACTCCGTGATTCAGCCATCGCCTGCCCGCAGTTCGAGTTACTCCGAGGCCAACGAACCAGACGTTCAGATCCCCAACGGCAGCAAGAGCCTGTCGATGGTGGACCTTCAGGACAGTCGTTCTTTGGAGAGCGCTCCCAATACCTCCTTCAGCGATCCCATCAATGACAGCCAGACGTCTGTGGGTCAGGGAACAGGAGTGTGGACCACCCGCACGATCAAAGTCAACACGCCTGCCGGCCCGACCCTGAGAAGACCAGCCCAAACTCCAACCACACCTAGCGCGGACAGCGTCCCGGGGAGGTCCCAGTTGCTCGCCCCACTGTCTTTCCAGAACCCGGTGTACCATATGGCTGCAGGATTGGCCGTGTCACCCCGCGTGGTGGCCGATTCGGGATCCGAGTGCCAGAGTTCCATCAGCTCCCAGAGTAACGCAGAGGATGCAGGGCCGAAGCATGCGTTTATGAGCCAGTCCAGCGCGGGTGCCAGCGGTGGAGGGGGAAGCAGCGGGGACGAGTTCGCTCGCCGTTCAGGAGAGTTCACCCGTAGACAGCTCTCGCTTACGGAGACGCAACAACAAACCAACGTGCCGCGGCAGAACAGCGCCGGGCCACAGCGCCGGATAGACCAGCCGCCTCCAGGCGTCACGAGGGGCCGCACCCCACCCAGCATGCTTAACACCGCCCCCTATCCCCGCCCGTCCAGTGGCAGTATGATGTCATCATCTCCTGATTGGCCAAGCAGTGGCACCAGACTAAGGCAGCAGTCGTCATCTTCGAAAGGGGACAGTCCGGAATCCAAACAACGTACCCTGCACAAACAG GCTCCATCACCTGTGAACCCAAATGCGCTGGACCGCACTGCTGCGTGGCTGCTGAATATGAACGTTCAGTATTTGGATCAGGAGGGCATGGACCCGGATACAAAACACCGAGAGGATTTTACAAACAAGGAAGATCTTACACAAACTGAAAAG TATCAGCAGGAGATCGCCGTCCTGCAGGAGAAGCTGCGCATTTCTGCTAAGAAGTTGGAGGAGTATGAATGTCGCATGAAGAGCCAGGATGAGCAGACACAGAAGATGCTCTTGGAGTACCAGGCTCGACTGGAGGACACGGAGGAACGGTTACGCAAACAGCAGGACGACAAGGAGCTTCAGATGAAGAGCATCATCACCAG GTTAATGTCAGTGGAAGAGGAGCTGAAGAAAGATCATGCAGACATGCAGGCCATCGTGGACTCAAAGCAGAAGATCATTGACGCCCAG GAAAAGAGAATCGGGTCTCTGGACGCGGCTAACGCTCGGCTAATGAGCGCTCTGTCTCAGCTGAAGGATCGGTACAGCATGCAGACGAGGAACGGCATCTCTCCCACCAACCCCACCAAGTTGCAAATCACGGAAAACGGAGAATTCCGGAACAGCAGCAACTGCTAG
- the dab2ipa gene encoding disabled homolog 2-interacting protein isoform X4, which translates to MLKPYSKNRSHLMPRLKESRSHESLLSPSSAVEALDLSMEEEVLIKPVHSSILGQDFCFEVTTSTGSKCFSCRSAAERDKWMENLRRAVHPNKDNTRRVENMLKCWIIEAKDLPAKKKYFCELCLDDTLYARTTCKLKTDNVFWGEHFEFNNLPSVKSITVHVYKETDKKKKKDKNNYVGLVNIPIAAVKGRQFVEKWYSVSTPNPNKGKSPGPMLRMKSRYQSMSILPMELYKEFAEYITNNYMLMCSLLEPALSVKNKEEMACALVHILQSTGKAKDFLTDLMMSEVDRCGDNEHLIFRENTLATKAIEEYLKLVGQKYLQDALGEFIKALYESDENCEVDPSKCSSSDLHEHQSNLKMCCELAFCKIINSYCVFPRELKEVFASWRLECSNRGRPDISERLISASLFLRFLCPAIMSPSLFSLMQEYPDDRTARTLTLIAKVTQNLANFTKFGSKEEYMSFMNLFLEHEWTNMQRFLLEISNPETISNTAGFEGYVDLGRELSSLQSLLSEAVSQLDQSTVTKLGPLARILRDVNAALSNPTGAPVASPTERVGSPGLPSGSLSTGLQKMVMDSEITGSVDFTRLPSPTPENKDLFFVTRNSVIQPSPARSSSYSEANEPDVQIPNGSKSLSMVDLQDSRSLESAPNTSFSDPINDSQTSVGQGTGVWTTRTIKVNTPAGPTLRRPAQTPTTPSADSVPGRSQLLAPLSFQNPVYHMAAGLAVSPRVVADSGSECQSSISSQSNAEDAGPKHAFMSQSSAGASGGGGSSGDEFARRSGEFTRRQLSLTETQQQTNVPRQNSAGPQRRIDQPPPGVTRGRTPPSMLNTAPYPRPSSGSMMSSSPDWPSSGTRLRQQSSSSKGDSPESKQRTLHKQAPSPVNPNALDRTAAWLLNMNVQYLDQEGMDPDTKHREDFTNKEDLTQTEKYQQEIAVLQEKLRISAKKLEEYECRMKSQDEQTQKMLLEYQARLEDTEERLRKQQDDKELQMKSIITRLMSVEEELKKDHADMQAIVDSKQKIIDAQEKRIGSLDAANARLMSALSQLKDRYSMQTRNGISPTNPTKLQITENGEFRNSSNC; encoded by the exons CAGATCCCATCTGATGCCGAGGCTGAAGGAATCACGGTCTCACGAGTCTTTGCTCAGTCCCAGCAGCGCGGTAGAAGCTCTAGATCTCAGTATGGAGGAGGAGGTGCTCATCAAACCCGTGCACAGCAGCATCCTGGGACAGGATTTCTGCTTCGAG GTAACTACTTCAACAGGAAGCAAATGCTTTTCCTGTCGGTCAGCTGCAGAGAGAGACAAATGGATGGAGAATTTGAGACGCGCTGTGCATCCCAACAAG GATAATACCCGTCGAGTGGAAAACATGCTGAAATGTTGGATTATCGAGGCCAAGGACTTGCCAGCCAAGAAAAAGTATTTCTGCGAACTGTGTCTGGATGACACGTTATACGCACGGACTACCTGCAAACTCAAAACGGACAACGTTTTCTGGGGCGAACACTTTGAGTTCAACAACCTGCCCTCCGTCAAGAGCATCACTGTGCACGTTTATAAAGAAAcggacaaaaagaaaaagaaggacAAAAACAATTACGTGGGCCTGGTCAATATCCCCATAGCGGCGGTCAAGGGGCGGCAGTTTGTGGAAAAATGGTATTCCGTGAGCACGCCGAATCCCAATAAAGGCAAGAGTCCGGGACCCATGCTCCGAATGAAGTCACGATATCAGAGCATGAGCATCCTCCCCATGGAGCTGTACAAGGAGTTTGCAGAGTATATTACCAATAATTATATGTTAATGTGTTCGTTGCTGGAGCCGGCTCTGAGTGTGAAGAACAAGGAAGAGATGGCGTGTGCGCTTGTTCATATCCTGCAAAGCACAGGCAAAGCCAAG GACTTTCTGACAGATCTGATGATGTCCGAGGTGGATAGATGCGGAGACAACGAGCATCTTATATTCCGTGAAAACACACTGGCTACGAAAGCGATCGAGGAATACCTGAAACTAGTCGGACAGAAATACCTGCAGGACGCTTTAG GCGAGTTTATCAAAGCCCTGTACGAGTCAGACGAGAACTGCGAGGTGGATCCATCGAAGTGCTCCTCCAGTGACCTGCATGAGCACCAGAGCAACTTGAAAATGTGCTGTGAACTTGCTTTCTGCAAGATCATCAACTCCTACTG CGTGTTTCCTCGGGAGCTCAAGGAAGTGTTTGCGTCATGGAGGCTGGAGTGCAGTAACCGAGGCCGGCCGGACATCAGCGAGCGTCTGATCAGTGCGTCTCTGTTCCTGCGCTTCCTGTGTCCTGCCATCATGTCGCCCTCTCTCTTCAGTCTCATGCAGGAGTATCCCGACGATCGCACCGCCCGCACGCTCACTCTCATCGCCAAAGTCACGCAAAACCTCGCCAACTTTACCAA ATTTGGCAGTAAGGAGGAGTACATGTCCTTCATGAATCTGTTCCTGGAACACGAATGGACCAACATGCAGCGTTTCTTACTGGAGATCTCCAACCCAGAGACTATCTCAAATACAGCGGGGTTCGAGGGTTACGTTGATCTTGGCCGTGAACTGTCTTCTCTTCAGTCTTTATTGTCAGAAGCTGTCTCACAGCTCGACCAG AGTACAGTCACTAAACTGGGTCCTTTAGCACGGATCCTGCGGGATGTGAACGCAGCCCTGTCGAATCCCACCGGAGCTCCTGTGGCATCTCCCACCGAGCGTGTGGGGTCCCCCGGCCTGCCCAGCGGCAGCCTGTCCACCGGCCTACAGAAGATGGTCATGGACAGTGAGATTACAGG GTCGGTGGATTTCACTCGCCTGCCCTCGCCGACCCCTGAAAACAAAGATTTGTTTTTCGTAACGAGGAACTCCGTGATTCAGCCATCGCCTGCCCGCAGTTCGAGTTACTCCGAGGCCAACGAACCAGACGTTCAGATCCCCAACGGCAGCAAGAGCCTGTCGATGGTGGACCTTCAGGACAGTCGTTCTTTGGAGAGCGCTCCCAATACCTCCTTCAGCGATCCCATCAATGACAGCCAGACGTCTGTGGGTCAGGGAACAGGAGTGTGGACCACCCGCACGATCAAAGTCAACACGCCTGCCGGCCCGACCCTGAGAAGACCAGCCCAAACTCCAACCACACCTAGCGCGGACAGCGTCCCGGGGAGGTCCCAGTTGCTCGCCCCACTGTCTTTCCAGAACCCGGTGTACCATATGGCTGCAGGATTGGCCGTGTCACCCCGCGTGGTGGCCGATTCGGGATCCGAGTGCCAGAGTTCCATCAGCTCCCAGAGTAACGCAGAGGATGCAGGGCCGAAGCATGCGTTTATGAGCCAGTCCAGCGCGGGTGCCAGCGGTGGAGGGGGAAGCAGCGGGGACGAGTTCGCTCGCCGTTCAGGAGAGTTCACCCGTAGACAGCTCTCGCTTACGGAGACGCAACAACAAACCAACGTGCCGCGGCAGAACAGCGCCGGGCCACAGCGCCGGATAGACCAGCCGCCTCCAGGCGTCACGAGGGGCCGCACCCCACCCAGCATGCTTAACACCGCCCCCTATCCCCGCCCGTCCAGTGGCAGTATGATGTCATCATCTCCTGATTGGCCAAGCAGTGGCACCAGACTAAGGCAGCAGTCGTCATCTTCGAAAGGGGACAGTCCGGAATCCAAACAACGTACCCTGCACAAACAG GCTCCATCACCTGTGAACCCAAATGCGCTGGACCGCACTGCTGCGTGGCTGCTGAATATGAACGTTCAGTATTTGGATCAGGAGGGCATGGACCCGGATACAAAACACCGAGAGGATTTTACAAACAAGGAAGATCTTACACAAACTGAAAAG TATCAGCAGGAGATCGCCGTCCTGCAGGAGAAGCTGCGCATTTCTGCTAAGAAGTTGGAGGAGTATGAATGTCGCATGAAGAGCCAGGATGAGCAGACACAGAAGATGCTCTTGGAGTACCAGGCTCGACTGGAGGACACGGAGGAACGGTTACGCAAACAGCAGGACGACAAGGAGCTTCAGATGAAGAGCATCATCACCAG GTTAATGTCAGTGGAAGAGGAGCTGAAGAAAGATCATGCAGACATGCAGGCCATCGTGGACTCAAAGCAGAAGATCATTGACGCCCAG GAAAAGAGAATCGGGTCTCTGGACGCGGCTAACGCTCGGCTAATGAGCGCTCTGTCTCAGCTGAAGGATCGGTACAGCATGCAGACGAGGAACGGCATCTCTCCCACCAACCCCACCAAGTTGCAAATCACGGAAAACGGAGAATTCCGGAACAGCAGCAACTGCTAG